One window from the genome of Zonotrichia leucophrys gambelii isolate GWCS_2022_RI chromosome 29, RI_Zleu_2.0, whole genome shotgun sequence encodes:
- the SENP1 gene encoding sentrin-specific protease 1: MRMEAREAARARPGPAFKGFGAESKFFLPKLSSFSCPAGNSSCSLSYTPEIPERFPGANGQWRSSKPRGSRGSFLETRKNSSGNPSTFGAKSALHGASFPLKPAPSPSWSRRSPKKAPRRFLSAAEETVREEEREIYRQLLQMVTGKRFSSCKPSPLLPFHLSRCPRSGPSLSQEAPRDDPEAPEIHKIPAPVPHSPEPPQNSQNPPLGPSPGFPGEFQPRNSAAPHQREEEPGAEAQSEGSDSVILLKVKDSRTPAPSLPFFQAELWIKELTSVYDSRARERWRQIEEQKALALQLQSQRLQEQERSVQDLVDLHLRVPLEKEIPVAVGPEGLERARPGQGDDDFPEITEEMEKEIKSLFRGGNQDEVLSEAFRLTITRKDIQTLNNLNWLNDEIINFYMNLLMERSKDKDLPAVHAFNTFFFTKLKTAGYQAVKRWTKKVDIFSVDLLLVPIHLGVHWCLAVVDFRKKTITYYDSMGGINSEACRILLQYLKQESLDKKRKEFDTNGWALLSKKSQEIPQQMNGSDCGMFACRYAECISKDKPINFTQQHMPYFRKRMAWEILHRKLL; the protein is encoded by the exons ATGAGGATGGAGGCCCGGGAGGCggcgcgggcccggcccggcccggccttcAAGGGTTTCGGCGCCGAGAGCAAG tttttcctccccaaactcagcagcttctcctgccctgctgggaactcctcctgctccctcagctACACCCCAG aaattcCTGAGAGATTCCCAGGAGCCAACGGGCAGTGGAGGAGCTCCAAGCCCAGGGGTAGCCGAGGCTCCTTCCTGGAGACCCGTAAAAATTCCAG cGGGAACCCCAGCACTTTTGGGGCAAAATCCGCCCTCCATGGAGCCTCCTTCCCCCTGAAGCCAGCCCCGAGCCCCTCCTGGAGCCGCCGCAGCCCCAAGAAGGCCCCGCGCCGCTTCCTGAGCGCGGCCGAGGAG ACGGTGCGGGAGGAGGAGCGGGAGATTTAccggcagctgctgcagatggtGACTGGGAAGAGGTTCTCCAGCTGCAAACCCTCCCCGCTGCTGCCCTTCCACCT CTCCCGCTGTCCCCGTTCCggcccctccctgtcccaggagGCTCCCAGGGATGATCCCGAGGCACCGGAAATTCACAAAATTCCAGCTCCTGTTCCACattccccagagccaccccagaattcccaaaatcctcccctgGGCCCCTCTCCAGGGTTTCCTGGGGAGTTCCAGCCCCGGAATTCTGCGGCTCCGCACCAGCGGGAGGAGGAGCCAGGAGCTGAGGCACAGAGTGAAG ggTCAGATTCTGTCATTTTGCTCAAGGTCAAGGATTCCAGAACTCCAGCTCCAAG cCTCCcctttttccaggctgagctATGGATCAAAGAGCT gACCAGTGTCTATGATTCCCGAGCCAGAGAGAGGTGGAGGCAAATAGAGGAGCAGAAagctctggccctgcagctccagagccag cggctgcaggagcaggagcgcTCGGTGCAGGACCTGGTGGATCTGCACCTGCGCGTGCCCCTGGAGAAGGAGATCCCGGTGGCCGTGGGGCCCGAGGGGCTGGAGCGCGCCCGGCCTGGCCAGGGCGACGACGACTTCCCCGAGATCACCGAG gaAATGGAGAAGGAAATCAAGAGCCTTTTCCGAGGAGGGAACCAGGATGAGGTGCTGAGCGAGGCTTTCCGCCTGACCATCACCAGGAAGGACATCCAGACCCTCAACAACCTCAACTGGCTCAACGACGAG attATAAATTTCTACATGAATTTGCTGATGGAGAGGAGCAAGGACAAGGATTTGCCTGCAGTCCACGCCTTCAACACCTTTTTCTTCACCAAATTAAAGACTGCAGGGTACCAAGCTGTGAAAAGATGGACAAAAAAAGTGGATATTTTCTCTGTGGatctgctcctggtgcccatCCACCTGGGAGTGCACTGGTGCCTGGCT gtcgtggatttcaggaaaaaaaccatcacCTACTACGATTCCATGGGAGGGATCAACAGTGAGGCCTGCAGGATCCTGCT GCAGTACCTGAAACAGGAAAGTTTGgataagaaaaggaaggaatttgaCACCAATGGATGGGCCCTGCTGAGCAAGAAGAGCCAG GAGATCCCGCAGCAGATGAACGGCAGCGACTGCGGAATGTTCGCCTGCCGCTACGCCGAGTGCATCTCCAAGGACAAACCCATCAACTTCACCCAG caACACATGCCCTACTTCAGGAAGAGGATGGCCTGGGAAATCCTGCACAGGAAGCTCCTCTGA